A window from Corynebacterium urealyticum DSM 7109 encodes these proteins:
- the pstC gene encoding phosphate ABC transporter permease subunit PstC, translating into MSADTATAAPAKQAKKGTVVRPGDRIFSFLALAAGVLILAILAGVAFFLFLQSTDTIKASFDDPSTITGGRGFLPYVFPLIIGTLISAIISLIVATPFAIGIALFTTHMAPRKLAPVLGYTIDLLAAIPSVVYGLWGLALSSSFVPLYRWFAKYLGWIPIFAPDDDGAVSQTGRTLLTASLVLSIMILPIITSLVREVFLQTPRLQEEAALALGATRWEMIRMAVLPFGISGIVSAVMLGLGRALGETMAVAMVLSSGGLIVSLLLSGNQTIAAEIAQNFPEAAGLRMSELISIGLVLFTITLIVNMTARWIVARTTVKGH; encoded by the coding sequence TTGTCAGCTGACACAGCCACCGCTGCGCCCGCGAAGCAGGCAAAGAAGGGAACCGTCGTTAGGCCCGGGGACAGAATCTTTTCTTTCCTCGCCCTCGCCGCCGGCGTCCTGATCCTCGCCATCCTCGCTGGTGTCGCGTTCTTCCTCTTCCTGCAGTCCACGGACACCATCAAGGCGTCTTTCGACGACCCGTCGACCATCACCGGTGGCCGTGGCTTCCTCCCCTACGTCTTCCCGCTGATCATCGGCACGCTGATCTCCGCGATCATCTCCCTGATCGTGGCCACCCCATTCGCCATCGGCATCGCCCTGTTCACGACGCACATGGCGCCCCGCAAGCTGGCTCCGGTGCTGGGGTACACGATCGACCTGCTGGCTGCCATCCCATCCGTCGTCTACGGCCTCTGGGGTCTCGCACTGTCCAGCAGCTTCGTTCCGCTCTACAGGTGGTTCGCGAAGTACCTGGGGTGGATCCCAATCTTCGCTCCGGATGACGACGGCGCTGTCTCCCAGACCGGCCGCACCCTGCTCACCGCCAGCCTGGTGCTGTCCATCATGATTCTGCCGATCATCACTTCCCTGGTCCGCGAGGTCTTCCTGCAGACCCCGCGCCTGCAGGAAGAAGCCGCCCTGGCGCTCGGCGCAACCCGCTGGGAAATGATCCGCATGGCCGTGCTGCCTTTCGGAATCTCCGGCATCGTCTCCGCCGTGATGCTGGGACTCGGCCGCGCGCTCGGCGAGACCATGGCGGTGGCCATGGTGCTCTCCTCCGGTGGCCTCATCGTTTCCCTGCTGCTCTCCGGTAACCAGACCATCGCGGCAGAGATCGCGCAGAACTTCCCCGAGGCAGCGGGCCTGCGCATGTCCGAACTCATCTCGATCGGCCTGGTTCTGTTCACCATCACCCTGATCGTGAACATGACCGCGCGCTGGATCGTCGCACGCACGACCGTCAAGGGGCACTGA
- the pstA gene encoding phosphate ABC transporter permease PstA, with protein sequence MVDKKNTATAENPREDTQARTKGNSSASHLVTNHLPKWAPYAIVAGSVVAAIVVTALISDGFSIALAAFLAGLFNLVVTFAWSSAVEGKRKAVDRVATVLVSSAFALALVPLVSLLWMAIEKGGPVLIENSSLLNRSMEGMKGIYDKEFAAGESELMGGFHHAIVGTLLITLAAAIISIPIGVLCAIYLVEYANDKKSGALGRAITFFVDVMTGIPSIVAGLFAFSLFSTVIELFAPENLTAAKSGISAAVALSVLMIPVVVRNTEEILRLVPHDLREASYALGVPKWKTIMKIVLPTAISGILSGITIAIARVIGETAPIMVTAGFAASVNWNVFSGWMSTLPTFIYDSVTRPTAPGTAAIASTDRAWAAALVLIVIVMLLNLGARILSKVLAPKSGR encoded by the coding sequence ATGGTTGATAAGAAGAACACCGCGACCGCTGAAAACCCGCGCGAAGACACCCAGGCCCGTACGAAGGGCAACAGCAGCGCCTCACACCTAGTCACCAACCACCTGCCGAAGTGGGCCCCCTACGCCATCGTGGCTGGCTCCGTTGTCGCCGCGATCGTCGTCACGGCCCTCATCTCGGATGGTTTTTCCATCGCCCTGGCCGCGTTCCTGGCCGGCCTGTTCAACCTGGTGGTGACCTTCGCCTGGTCCAGCGCCGTTGAGGGTAAGCGCAAGGCCGTGGACCGCGTGGCCACCGTGCTCGTCTCCTCCGCCTTCGCCCTCGCACTGGTGCCGCTGGTCTCCCTGCTGTGGATGGCCATCGAAAAGGGCGGCCCGGTGCTGATCGAAAACAGCTCCCTGCTGAACCGCTCCATGGAGGGCATGAAGGGCATCTACGATAAGGAGTTCGCGGCCGGCGAGTCCGAGCTCATGGGTGGTTTCCACCACGCAATCGTCGGTACCCTGCTGATCACCCTCGCCGCGGCGATCATCTCCATCCCGATCGGTGTGCTCTGCGCGATCTACCTGGTGGAGTACGCCAACGACAAGAAGTCCGGCGCGCTCGGCCGTGCCATCACCTTCTTCGTGGACGTCATGACGGGCATCCCGTCCATCGTCGCTGGTCTGTTCGCGTTCTCCCTGTTCTCCACGGTGATCGAGCTGTTCGCCCCAGAGAACCTGACGGCCGCCAAGTCCGGCATCTCCGCCGCCGTGGCGCTCTCCGTTCTCATGATTCCGGTCGTGGTGCGTAACACGGAGGAGATCCTCCGGCTGGTGCCCCACGATCTGCGCGAGGCCTCCTACGCCCTGGGGGTGCCGAAGTGGAAGACCATCATGAAGATCGTTCTGCCGACCGCGATCTCCGGCATCCTGTCCGGCATCACCATCGCCATCGCTCGTGTTATCGGTGAGACCGCCCCGATCATGGTCACCGCGGGCTTCGCCGCGAGCGTGAACTGGAACGTCTTCTCCGGGTGGATGTCCACCCTGCCGACCTTCATCTACGACTCCGTGACGCGCCCGACCGCACCTGGTACCGCGGCCATCGCGTCCACCGACCGCGCCTGGGCCGCAGCCCTCGTGCTCATCGTCATCGTGATGCTCCTCAACCTCGGCGCCCGCATCCTGTCGAAGGTGCTCGCCCCGAAGTCCGGCCGCTAA
- the pstB gene encoding phosphate ABC transporter ATP-binding protein PstB: MSKQIDIEDLNIFYGDFRAVEGVSMTIEPKSVTAFIGPSGCGKSTVLRTLNRMHEVIPGARVEGSVKMDGKDIYGAGVDPVNVRREVGMVFQKANPFPTMSIQDNVLAGVRLNNKKLSKSEADELTEKALRGANLWEEVKDRLDKPGSGLSGGQQQRLCIARAIAVEPEVLLMDEPCSALDPISTLAIEDLINTLKDRFTVVIVTHNMQQAARVSDKTAFFNIAGAGKPGKLIEFNDTKQLFSKPDKEETQNYISGRFG; the protein is encoded by the coding sequence ATGTCTAAGCAAATCGACATCGAGGATCTGAACATCTTCTACGGCGATTTCCGCGCGGTCGAGGGGGTGTCCATGACCATCGAGCCGAAGTCCGTCACCGCCTTCATCGGCCCGTCCGGCTGTGGTAAGTCCACCGTGCTGCGCACCCTAAACCGCATGCACGAGGTCATCCCGGGTGCCCGAGTCGAGGGCAGCGTGAAGATGGATGGCAAGGACATCTACGGCGCTGGCGTCGACCCGGTCAACGTCCGCCGCGAGGTGGGCATGGTCTTCCAGAAGGCCAACCCCTTCCCCACCATGTCCATCCAGGACAACGTGCTGGCCGGCGTTCGTCTGAACAACAAGAAGCTCTCCAAGTCTGAGGCCGACGAGCTGACCGAGAAGGCGCTGCGCGGCGCGAACCTGTGGGAGGAGGTCAAGGACCGCCTCGACAAGCCGGGCTCCGGCCTGTCCGGTGGTCAGCAGCAGCGCCTGTGCATCGCGCGTGCCATCGCCGTGGAGCCAGAGGTCCTGCTCATGGACGAGCCGTGCTCCGCGCTCGACCCGATCTCCACCCTGGCTATCGAGGACCTGATCAACACGCTGAAGGACCGCTTCACCGTCGTCATCGTGACCCACAACATGCAGCAGGCCGCGCGTGTGTCCGACAAGACCGCGTTCTTCAACATCGCGGGTGCCGGCAAGCCGGGCAAGCTGATCGAGTTCAACGACACCAAGCAGCTGTTCAGCAAGCCGGATAAGGAAGAGACCCAGAACTACATCTCCGGTCGATTCGGCTAA
- a CDS encoding LLM class flavin-dependent oxidoreductase, with translation MTNSNHTPLSLIDFALIFDGERPGASFERSVSFAQRAEQLGFKRIWYAEHHNMRSIASSAPAVLIAHVAANTNSINLGAGGVMLPNHSPLVVAEQFGTLAELHPGRIDLGLGRAPGTDQNTLRALRRDPRNAENFPSDVAELNGYLTNRSVVPGVRAVPGAGTNVPLYILGSSLFGAQLAAKLGLPYSFASHFAPAALEQAVSVYRENYQPSPEHPEPYVIAAVNVTAADTEEDALEQHKQVGRKRVREMASRGGRTFTDEELDLVIQSPGGQQILDMLRYTAVGTGEQVREYLEWFTQHAQADELMISLNAPSGDQQRRGMEILSDAWGLSS, from the coding sequence ATGACTAACTCGAATCACACCCCACTGTCCCTGATCGACTTCGCGCTGATTTTCGACGGCGAACGCCCCGGCGCCTCCTTCGAGCGCTCCGTGAGCTTCGCCCAGCGCGCCGAGCAGCTCGGCTTCAAGCGCATCTGGTACGCCGAGCACCACAACATGCGCTCCATCGCCAGCTCCGCGCCGGCGGTGCTCATCGCCCACGTCGCGGCGAACACCAACTCCATCAACCTGGGCGCGGGCGGCGTCATGCTGCCGAACCACTCCCCTCTCGTGGTCGCCGAACAGTTCGGCACTCTCGCGGAGCTGCACCCGGGTCGCATTGACCTGGGCCTTGGCCGGGCACCTGGCACCGACCAGAACACCCTCCGCGCCCTGCGCCGCGACCCGCGCAATGCGGAGAACTTCCCCAGCGATGTCGCCGAACTCAACGGCTACCTCACGAACCGCTCCGTCGTCCCGGGGGTGCGGGCAGTCCCCGGCGCGGGAACGAACGTTCCGCTCTACATCCTCGGATCCTCCCTCTTCGGCGCGCAGCTCGCCGCGAAGCTGGGCCTGCCCTACTCCTTCGCCTCCCACTTCGCGCCGGCCGCGCTCGAGCAGGCGGTCAGCGTGTATCGGGAGAATTACCAGCCCTCCCCAGAGCACCCGGAGCCCTATGTGATCGCCGCGGTGAACGTCACCGCCGCCGATACCGAGGAGGACGCGCTCGAGCAGCACAAGCAGGTCGGCCGCAAGCGCGTCCGGGAAATGGCTTCCCGTGGCGGGCGGACTTTTACCGATGAGGAGCTGGATCTGGTGATCCAGTCCCCTGGCGGCCAGCAGATCCTCGACATGCTGCGTTACACCGCGGTCGGCACGGGCGAGCAGGTGCGGGAGTACCTCGAGTGGTTCACCCAGCATGCCCAGGCCGACGAGCTGATGATTTCCCTTAACGCGCCGTCGGGCGATCAGCAGCGTCGCGGGATGGAGATCCTGTCCGACGCGTGGGGCTTGTCCTCCTAA
- a CDS encoding AbrB family transcriptional regulator: MLGRISTLSAISLALALLCTAIGVPAAWIFAFLVVFGADAVFSGRATIPPAFLMTPAQVLIAMLCAGPLATVSGGQVASYLAPAALSLVVTLVVCAFGAWLLHRVNGVDGATGLLATLAGGASGMVLIARDVRADVQFVTLTQYLRLTVIVFTLPGLVAWLSTYSDAPGPDSVGPGSAGEAAGAVDPSLWDGVAAAAGSFWRTPWQGVLGALAVGLLVWLIVKATAPLFKIPSPYLIVSMAVVVAAIAAGVPQEFVLPEGLAVNLAYAIIGVQAGGTLTKGALRQFSAALPMLLGVLFLMVASSLATGWFIAWASDFDILDAYLATVPGGVYAVLAFAHDSGSDPLVTVVQVLRVLLMLIAGAFAPTVIDWLRRTSPTRRTGSPSRDAADRPTAR, from the coding sequence TTGTTAGGTCGAATTTCCACGCTGAGTGCGATCTCGCTGGCGTTGGCACTTCTGTGCACCGCCATCGGGGTTCCCGCGGCGTGGATTTTTGCTTTTCTCGTTGTCTTCGGCGCCGACGCCGTGTTCAGTGGCCGGGCGACGATTCCCCCTGCCTTTTTGATGACGCCCGCCCAGGTGCTCATCGCGATGTTGTGCGCAGGTCCCTTGGCCACCGTCAGTGGCGGCCAGGTGGCCAGTTATCTGGCTCCGGCCGCGCTTTCCCTGGTGGTCACGCTTGTGGTGTGCGCCTTTGGGGCGTGGCTGTTGCACCGCGTCAACGGGGTGGACGGCGCAACCGGTCTGCTGGCCACCCTCGCGGGCGGGGCCTCCGGGATGGTGCTGATCGCCCGGGATGTGCGCGCGGACGTGCAGTTCGTCACGCTGACCCAGTACCTGCGGCTCACCGTGATCGTGTTTACCCTGCCAGGGCTGGTTGCGTGGTTGTCCACCTATTCGGACGCTCCGGGCCCCGACAGCGTTGGCCCGGGCAGTGCGGGGGAGGCTGCCGGTGCCGTGGACCCAAGCCTGTGGGACGGGGTGGCGGCCGCTGCGGGGAGTTTCTGGCGTACCCCCTGGCAGGGCGTGCTGGGTGCCCTGGCGGTTGGGCTGCTCGTGTGGCTGATCGTGAAGGCCACCGCCCCGCTGTTCAAGATTCCTAGCCCCTACCTGATTGTCTCCATGGCGGTGGTCGTGGCCGCGATCGCTGCGGGAGTACCCCAGGAGTTTGTGCTCCCCGAGGGCCTGGCCGTGAACCTGGCCTATGCGATCATCGGCGTCCAAGCCGGCGGCACCCTCACCAAGGGGGCGCTGCGGCAGTTCAGTGCGGCACTTCCGATGCTGCTGGGCGTGCTATTTCTCATGGTGGCAAGCTCCCTGGCCACCGGCTGGTTCATCGCGTGGGCCAGCGATTTCGATATTTTGGACGCCTACCTGGCCACCGTCCCGGGCGGAGTGTACGCCGTCCTGGCCTTCGCCCACGACTCGGGCTCCGATCCGCTGGTGACGGTGGTGCAGGTCCTGCGCGTCCTGCTAATGCTCATCGCAGGGGCGTTTGCCCCCACGGTGATCGACTGGCTTAGGAGGACAAGCCCCACGCGTCGGACAGGATCTCCATCCCGCGACGCTGCTGATCGCCCGACGGCGCGTTAA
- a CDS encoding DUF3618 domain-containing protein, producing the protein MARSIDAIERDIERTRNQLAKTLDELAFRADPKNLADDARGQVSDFLREPKVQMVLGGVAAGVVLLVAATVSSKRKEKKQVREIQRLLASTR; encoded by the coding sequence GTGGCACGGAGTATCGACGCTATCGAGCGTGACATTGAGCGCACCCGCAACCAGCTGGCCAAGACGCTGGACGAACTCGCGTTTCGCGCCGATCCGAAGAACCTCGCAGATGACGCTCGTGGGCAGGTCTCCGATTTCCTGCGCGAGCCGAAGGTTCAGATGGTGCTGGGAGGGGTGGCCGCTGGTGTCGTCCTGCTGGTCGCCGCAACCGTTTCCTCCAAGCGTAAGGAGAAGAAGCAGGTCCGCGAGATCCAGCGCCTGCTCGCTTCCACTCGCTAA
- the bcp gene encoding thioredoxin-dependent thiol peroxidase: protein MTKNNDTANIRLAEGDEAPGFALTSDKGETIDLKDYRGKKVLVYFYPRANTPGCTKEACDFRDNLAQLNDQNIDVVGISPDKPESLAKFRDKYELTFPLLSDPDKAAMTAYGAFGEKKNYGKIVQGVIRSTFLVDEKGKIALARYNVKATGHVVRIMKELEA from the coding sequence ATGACGAAGAACAACGACACAGCAAACATCCGCCTCGCCGAGGGCGACGAGGCTCCGGGCTTCGCACTCACCTCTGACAAGGGTGAGACGATCGATCTGAAGGACTACCGCGGCAAGAAGGTGCTCGTGTACTTCTACCCACGCGCCAACACCCCGGGCTGCACCAAGGAGGCCTGCGACTTCCGCGACAACCTGGCTCAGCTGAATGACCAGAACATCGACGTGGTGGGCATTTCCCCGGATAAGCCGGAATCCCTGGCGAAGTTCCGCGACAAGTACGAGCTGACCTTCCCGCTACTCTCCGACCCGGACAAGGCCGCCATGACGGCCTATGGCGCCTTCGGTGAGAAGAAGAACTACGGCAAGATCGTCCAGGGCGTGATCCGCTCGACCTTCCTCGTCGACGAGAAGGGCAAGATCGCCCTGGCCCGCTACAACGTCAAGGCCACCGGGCACGTCGTCCGCATTATGAAGGAGCTCGAGGCCTAG
- a CDS encoding TetR/AcrR family transcriptional regulator has translation MFTEQVQSNRATQKQTTRNKVLDAAYALFASAGYVDTNVRAIAQKANVSVGTVMNVGSKQSLLIQTIGHRITMMHDELRGQSDNLIDVLAPFLKMFTGQEELSKAYGAALITQGSNGETLKELRTLLVDEIVLRLGNMLPKDDAQEFATILYNIYLGLLLGWAAGAYDTDELSIHANSSISRLKIAYGVN, from the coding sequence ATGTTCACTGAACAGGTTCAATCAAATCGTGCCACTCAGAAGCAGACGACACGCAATAAGGTCTTAGATGCCGCCTATGCCCTTTTTGCGTCAGCCGGGTACGTAGATACAAATGTGCGCGCCATCGCACAGAAGGCCAACGTCAGCGTTGGAACCGTTATGAATGTCGGGAGCAAGCAGTCGTTATTAATTCAAACCATCGGACATCGAATCACCATGATGCACGATGAGCTCCGCGGACAATCAGACAACCTTATCGACGTTCTCGCTCCGTTCCTGAAAATGTTTACTGGTCAGGAAGAACTATCAAAAGCGTATGGCGCCGCCCTAATTACCCAAGGAAGCAACGGAGAGACACTCAAGGAGCTTCGAACTCTCTTGGTAGATGAAATCGTTTTGCGCCTGGGCAACATGCTCCCTAAAGATGACGCTCAAGAGTTCGCGACAATCCTTTACAACATCTATCTTGGCTTACTTCTTGGCTGGGCTGCCGGCGCATACGACACCGACGAACTATCCATTCACGCCAACAGTTCCATCTCCCGTCTTAAAATCGCGTACGGAGTAAACTAA
- a CDS encoding DoxX family protein, which translates to MTLESSPAWPSIILAAILFGDAALSLKPPAFIEVCLRGVRLPAEWWWTLIVIKLLAASGLIVGLWVPGIGIATMVGVIAYFCAAAIAHIRAHFLGSEFWVNCLGMLTISLGALIATLLIA; encoded by the coding sequence ATGACTCTCGAATCTTCACCTGCTTGGCCCTCCATCATTCTTGCAGCTATTTTGTTCGGAGACGCAGCACTCTCACTCAAACCCCCAGCATTCATCGAGGTCTGCCTCAGAGGAGTACGACTCCCTGCAGAGTGGTGGTGGACGCTTATCGTTATCAAGCTCCTAGCCGCAAGCGGGCTCATTGTTGGGCTCTGGGTACCAGGCATTGGAATAGCGACGATGGTTGGAGTCATCGCCTACTTCTGCGCTGCCGCCATCGCACATATCCGAGCCCATTTTCTAGGTAGCGAGTTTTGGGTGAATTGCTTAGGTATGCTCACGATCTCGCTAGGCGCTCTCATTGCAACACTACTGATAGCCTGA
- a CDS encoding IS3 family transposase (programmed frameshift): MPKKFDQDAKDRVVRLVEDRILAEGISMQEACKIVAPKLGVSWHTARQWAQAARREGRAIDPLPEDLVAEVAKMRRENQELRDTNELLKAASGFFRVGTRPQTSEMIQFIDEHRDRFTVEFICQTLKSNRQGGFISSRGYRQSKARGLSTRSLRDAALTRHIAEVHEENYAVYGIRKMWHALRREGIDIGREQTARLMRLAGVSGKGKGRLPVTTRRSKGSDNRPDLVGRDFRAAGPNRLWVADITYVRTGNGFVYTAFVTDVYSRKIVGWALSDTMRTEALPLQALNQAIVCAKETTGLIHHSDHGSQYVSIVYNERLAEHGITASTGTVGDSYDNALAENVNGSYKNELIHRRSWTDVVDVEIATFEWVSWWNESRLHQSLGYRTPTEVEGEFWTGNPNHEKIEIKANA; the protein is encoded by the exons ATGCCGAAGAAATTTGACCAGGATGCCAAGGATCGGGTGGTCCGCCTTGTTGAGGACCGCATCCTGGCGGAGGGGATCTCCATGCAGGAAGCGTGCAAGATCGTGGCCCCGAAACTGGGTGTCTCATGGCATACTGCCCGGCAGTGGGCTCAGGCGGCCCGTCGCGAAGGCAGGGCAATTGATCCTTTACCTGAAGATCTCGTTGCAGAGGTGGCCAAGATGCGTCGTGAGAATCAGGAGCTTCGCGACACTAACGAGTTATTGAAGGCCGCGTCAG GCTTTTTTCGTGTCGGAACTCGACCCCAAACGTCGGAAATGATCCAGTTCATCGATGAACACCGGGATCGTTTCACAGTCGAGTTCATCTGTCAGACGTTGAAGAGCAATCGGCAAGGTGGCTTCATTTCCTCACGCGGATACCGTCAGTCAAAAGCCCGGGGATTAAGTACCCGCAGCCTTCGTGACGCCGCACTGACAAGGCATATTGCCGAGGTCCATGAAGAAAACTACGCAGTCTATGGTATCCGCAAGATGTGGCATGCTCTACGCCGTGAAGGAATCGACATCGGCCGTGAGCAAACCGCTCGCCTGATGCGCCTTGCTGGAGTCAGTGGAAAAGGTAAAGGCCGGTTGCCTGTGACAACTCGCAGGTCCAAGGGCTCGGATAATCGCCCTGACTTGGTGGGCCGTGATTTTCGTGCCGCTGGACCGAATCGGTTATGGGTGGCTGACATTACCTACGTCCGTACCGGTAATGGGTTCGTCTACACCGCTTTTGTCACCGATGTGTACTCCCGCAAAATTGTCGGATGGGCATTATCAGATACGATGCGCACGGAAGCGTTGCCACTACAAGCACTCAACCAGGCGATTGTATGCGCAAAGGAAACAACGGGACTGATTCACCATTCAGACCACGGCTCGCAGTATGTGAGCATTGTCTACAATGAGCGCCTTGCTGAGCATGGAATCACTGCCTCTACTGGGACAGTCGGTGACTCCTACGACAATGCTTTGGCCGAGAACGTCAACGGTTCTTACAAAAATGAGCTCATTCATAGGCGGTCGTGGACTGACGTGGTTGATGTTGAGATCGCGACGTTTGAGTGGGTCTCGTGGTGGAACGAATCACGGCTTCACCAAAGTCTCGGCTACCGTACGCCGACAGAGGTAGAAGGAGAGTTTTGGACTGGCAATCCAAATCACGAGAAAATAGAAATCAAGGCGAATGCCTAG
- a CDS encoding LGFP repeat-containing protein, which translates to MARPSRIITTFLFAITLGMGFTPAVQAHPTQPPTTTSTPADNHADQVAPGRENLEPTEPGFDDNNVDNQTGKNWHPTTNPKSKITPGKMRSDKEQIPGGFTKEQANQAEIQEAKEQATQTRSGVQTFAAVDNCRTYWPSPFKVCGKIREKYDSLGGPKSFLTWPKSNELGVPDGVGRRNEFVNGFIYWHPQTGAHPITTHFSVVWARNGWERGELGYPTTDEFALPDGTGRKQSFSKGHIYGSLAGLAAIKGAIYDKWLETGAEQGQMLSYPIEDETSTPDGVGKFSRFVWGFIYWSPATGAHPIYGPVLYEWANSGFEKGKYGYPTADIKPTKDGGDLQYFQRGLIRSPNFPLPAYQEISAFGASRPASRSTDSEEVIGDNFDRMHECIGGYDNGKLTVFHHSGVSLYCRDLWHIADNHMPPQEEITRQVWEDFQTCVAHTLLSQEFTNKTSRPGTYLKTRYNTYSKVRSYAIVWSSSSTLHNAYTNDDRGGRDWGGCRKYLPR; encoded by the coding sequence ATGGCCAGACCATCTCGCATTATCACCACTTTCCTATTCGCCATCACCCTCGGCATGGGGTTCACCCCTGCCGTGCAGGCTCACCCCACACAACCACCAACAACTACCAGTACACCAGCAGACAACCACGCTGATCAGGTCGCACCCGGACGAGAAAACCTAGAACCAACAGAACCGGGGTTCGACGACAACAACGTTGATAACCAAACAGGTAAGAACTGGCATCCCACCACCAACCCCAAAAGCAAAATCACTCCAGGGAAGATGCGTTCCGATAAAGAACAAATTCCCGGTGGATTCACGAAAGAACAAGCTAACCAAGCCGAAATCCAAGAGGCTAAAGAACAAGCCACGCAGACACGCTCTGGAGTACAGACGTTTGCCGCCGTTGATAACTGTCGGACGTATTGGCCTAGCCCTTTTAAAGTGTGCGGAAAAATCCGGGAAAAGTACGATTCCCTCGGTGGACCAAAGAGTTTCCTCACTTGGCCGAAGTCCAATGAACTCGGCGTTCCTGATGGTGTCGGACGTCGCAATGAGTTCGTCAACGGGTTCATCTACTGGCACCCCCAAACCGGCGCTCATCCGATTACCACGCACTTTTCTGTTGTTTGGGCCCGCAATGGCTGGGAGCGAGGTGAGCTGGGATACCCCACCACCGATGAATTCGCTTTGCCAGACGGAACCGGCCGGAAACAGTCTTTCTCAAAGGGACACATCTATGGATCCCTTGCTGGTCTAGCAGCTATCAAGGGTGCAATCTACGATAAGTGGCTGGAGACAGGTGCCGAACAAGGACAAATGCTCAGCTACCCAATCGAGGATGAGACATCAACTCCAGATGGAGTTGGAAAATTCAGCAGGTTTGTCTGGGGTTTTATCTACTGGTCTCCAGCAACCGGAGCCCATCCTATCTATGGTCCAGTTCTGTATGAATGGGCAAATAGCGGTTTCGAAAAAGGAAAATACGGGTATCCGACCGCAGACATCAAACCGACTAAAGACGGAGGGGATTTGCAGTATTTTCAGCGAGGGCTTATCCGGTCTCCTAATTTTCCTCTTCCGGCATACCAAGAAATATCAGCCTTCGGAGCCAGCCGGCCAGCCAGTAGATCAACTGATTCAGAGGAAGTTATCGGAGACAATTTTGATAGAATGCATGAGTGTATTGGCGGATATGACAACGGAAAACTTACCGTTTTTCACCACTCTGGCGTGAGTCTATACTGCAGGGATCTTTGGCATATTGCCGATAACCACATGCCCCCTCAAGAGGAGATAACGAGACAGGTTTGGGAAGACTTTCAAACCTGCGTAGCACATACGCTCCTATCACAAGAGTTCACCAATAAAACAAGCAGGCCTGGGACATACCTTAAAACAAGGTATAACACTTACTCTAAAGTCAGAAGCTACGCCATTGTATGGAGTAGCTCTTCTACCCTGCACAATGCCTACACGAATGACGACCGAGGCGGAAGGGATTGGGGAGGATGCCGAAAGTACCTACCACGATAA